A stretch of Synechococcus sp. MIT S9220 DNA encodes these proteins:
- the ftsH gene encoding ATP-dependent zinc metalloprotease FtsH produces MPIREDDNRPNRRFGILNLVLIGFGVLLLISSFIPNQGMQQVPRVPYSLFIDQVNDGAVKRAYITQDQIRYELSEAEEGAPSVLATTPIFDMDLPQRLETKGVEFAAAPPKKPNIFTTILSWVVPPLIFILVLQFFARRSMGGGGAQGALNFTKSKAKVYVPDEQSRVTFADVAGVDEAKDELAEIVDFLKSSDRYTEIGARIPKGVLLVGPPGTGKTLLSKAVAGEAGVPFFIISGSEFVELFVGAGAARVRDLFEQAKKNAPCIIFIDELDAIGKSRSGSMGVVGGNDEREQTLNQLLTEMDGFASKDKPVIVLAATNQPEVLDAALLRPGRFDRQVLVDRPDLSGRKTILEIYAKKVKLADEVDLDRIAQATSGFAGADLANLVNEAALLAARAMRTKVEQQDLGEAIERVVAGLEKKSRVLQDDEKKVVAYHEVGHAIVGHLMPGGSKVAKISIVPRGMSALGYTLQLPTEERFLNSREELQGQIATLLGGRSAEEVVFGKVTTGASNDLQRATDIAEQMVGTYGMSETLGPLAYDKQGGGRFLGGNNNPRRTVSDATAQAIDKEVRALVDTAHDQALTILRQNMALLETISQKILEKEVIEGDELKEMLDASVMPEAIAA; encoded by the coding sequence ATGCCGATCCGCGAGGACGACAACCGCCCCAACCGCCGCTTTGGAATCCTCAACCTGGTGCTGATCGGTTTTGGAGTGTTGCTGCTGATTAGCAGCTTCATTCCCAATCAGGGCATGCAGCAGGTTCCACGCGTGCCTTACTCCCTGTTTATTGATCAGGTGAACGACGGTGCTGTGAAGCGCGCTTACATCACTCAGGATCAGATTCGTTACGAGCTCTCTGAAGCCGAAGAGGGAGCGCCGTCGGTGCTGGCTACGACGCCGATCTTTGACATGGATCTGCCTCAGCGCCTGGAGACCAAGGGCGTTGAGTTCGCCGCGGCACCGCCGAAGAAGCCCAATATTTTCACCACGATTCTCAGCTGGGTGGTTCCCCCGCTGATTTTCATCCTCGTGCTCCAGTTCTTTGCACGCCGCTCCATGGGAGGTGGTGGAGCCCAGGGAGCCCTGAATTTCACCAAGAGCAAGGCCAAGGTCTACGTGCCCGACGAGCAGTCGCGGGTCACCTTTGCCGATGTGGCCGGTGTTGATGAGGCCAAGGACGAACTGGCTGAGATCGTTGATTTCCTCAAGTCGTCGGATCGCTACACCGAGATCGGTGCCCGGATTCCCAAAGGTGTGCTCTTGGTTGGCCCTCCCGGAACTGGTAAGACGCTGCTTTCCAAAGCAGTCGCTGGAGAGGCGGGTGTGCCCTTCTTCATCATCAGCGGTTCGGAATTCGTTGAGCTGTTCGTTGGTGCTGGTGCCGCTCGCGTCCGCGATTTGTTTGAGCAGGCCAAGAAGAACGCTCCTTGCATCATTTTCATCGACGAATTGGATGCCATCGGTAAAAGCCGTTCCGGCTCGATGGGTGTTGTGGGCGGCAACGATGAGCGGGAGCAAACCCTCAACCAGCTGCTCACCGAGATGGATGGCTTTGCCTCCAAGGACAAGCCGGTGATCGTGTTGGCAGCCACCAACCAACCGGAAGTGTTGGACGCCGCTCTGCTGCGTCCCGGCCGCTTCGATCGCCAGGTGCTGGTGGATCGTCCCGATCTCTCTGGCCGTAAGACCATCCTGGAGATCTACGCCAAGAAAGTGAAGCTGGCCGACGAGGTCGATCTCGACCGTATTGCTCAGGCCACCAGTGGCTTTGCCGGGGCAGACCTCGCCAACCTCGTGAACGAGGCCGCACTCTTGGCTGCCCGTGCCATGCGCACCAAGGTGGAGCAGCAGGATCTCGGTGAGGCGATTGAACGCGTCGTTGCCGGTCTGGAGAAGAAGAGCCGTGTCCTCCAGGACGATGAAAAGAAGGTGGTGGCCTATCACGAGGTGGGTCACGCCATCGTCGGTCACCTGATGCCTGGTGGCAGCAAGGTGGCCAAGATCTCGATCGTGCCCCGTGGCATGAGTGCACTGGGCTACACATTGCAGCTCCCCACCGAAGAACGCTTCCTCAACTCCAGGGAAGAACTCCAAGGCCAGATCGCCACACTGCTGGGTGGTCGCTCAGCCGAGGAGGTGGTGTTCGGAAAGGTCACCACCGGTGCATCCAACGATCTGCAGCGAGCCACAGACATCGCCGAGCAGATGGTGGGCACCTACGGCATGAGTGAAACCCTCGGACCATTGGCCTACGACAAGCAGGGAGGTGGGCGTTTCCTTGGCGGCAACAACAACCCTCGCCGCACAGTCAGTGATGCCACGGCTCAGGCCATCGACAAAGAAGTGCGAGCTCTTGTCGACACCGCCCATGATCAGGCCCTCACGATCCTGCGTCAGAACATGGCTCTGCTGGAGACCATCTCTCAGAAGATTCTCGAGAAGGAAGTGATTGAAGGCGACGAGCTCAAAGAGATGCTTGATGCCAGCGTCATGCCTGAGGCAATTGCCGCCTGA
- the ribD gene encoding bifunctional diaminohydroxyphosphoribosylaminopyrimidine deaminase/5-amino-6-(5-phosphoribosylamino)uracil reductase RibD, translating to MAGLAQPEQRWIPWMRRALQLAALAEGRTSPNPLVGAVVLDSDGRLVGEGFHARAGQPHAEPGALKQAGEAARGGTIVVTLEPCCHQGRTPPCTEAILAAGIQRVVVALTDPDPRVAGGGLQRLRDAGLEVISGILESEAAHQNRAFVHRVCTGRPWGVLKWAMSLDGRTALPNGASQWISGPPARAWVHQLRAQCDAVIVGGGTVRADDPLLTSRGRRTPEPLRVVLSRSLDLPEAAQLWQQDVASTLVVHAFSETVEPQANRLAALQAQGVELQSLDRSEPEFLLNELARRGCNRVLWECGPGLASAALQQGCVQEIAAVIAPKLLGGELARTPLGDLGFTAMDQVLSLNCEPGLSLGHDLLLKAQLSSCAAPN from the coding sequence ATGGCGGGTCTGGCCCAACCGGAGCAGCGTTGGATTCCCTGGATGCGCCGGGCTCTACAGCTGGCGGCTCTGGCGGAAGGCCGCACAAGTCCCAACCCGCTGGTGGGAGCGGTTGTGCTGGATTCAGACGGCCGCTTGGTGGGTGAAGGTTTCCATGCGCGCGCCGGTCAGCCCCATGCCGAACCTGGAGCCCTCAAGCAGGCTGGCGAAGCCGCCCGTGGCGGCACGATCGTGGTCACGCTCGAGCCCTGCTGTCACCAGGGCAGAACACCTCCTTGCACTGAGGCGATCCTTGCCGCTGGCATCCAGCGGGTTGTGGTGGCGCTCACTGACCCTGATCCGCGCGTAGCCGGTGGTGGCTTGCAACGTCTGCGTGATGCCGGTTTGGAGGTGATCAGCGGAATCCTGGAGTCAGAAGCCGCCCATCAGAACCGGGCCTTTGTGCATCGGGTGTGCACGGGTCGTCCCTGGGGGGTGCTCAAGTGGGCGATGAGCCTGGATGGGCGCACGGCGCTGCCGAATGGCGCCAGTCAGTGGATCAGTGGTCCGCCGGCGCGGGCCTGGGTGCATCAACTCAGAGCGCAGTGCGACGCGGTGATCGTGGGTGGTGGCACCGTGCGTGCCGACGATCCGCTGCTCACCAGCCGAGGTCGCCGCACGCCCGAACCGCTGCGAGTTGTGCTCAGCCGCAGTCTTGATTTACCTGAGGCCGCACAGCTGTGGCAGCAGGATGTTGCTTCCACCTTGGTGGTCCACGCATTCTCCGAAACGGTGGAGCCCCAGGCCAACAGATTGGCTGCTTTGCAAGCTCAGGGGGTGGAGCTGCAGAGCCTCGATCGCAGTGAGCCTGAATTCCTGCTGAATGAACTTGCACGCCGTGGTTGCAATCGGGTGCTGTGGGAATGCGGTCCGGGTCTGGCGTCAGCGGCGTTGCAACAGGGTTGTGTGCAAGAGATTGCCGCCGTGATTGCTCCCAAGCTGCTGGGTGGAGAGTTGGCGCGAACGCCTCTAGGCGATCTGGGCTTCACGGCGATGGATCAGGTGCTGAGTTTGAACTGTGAGCCAGGGCTGAGCCTGGGTCACGACCTGCTGCTGAAAGCGCAACTCAGTTCTTGCGCAGCTCCGAACTGA
- a CDS encoding DUF1651 domain-containing protein: MTDGWLKDPQKFWAVRFHREPQSGHKDVRVLVDHGRKLSRDQPALLKSRRNMRYEDAISLYKELQHIGWTHCEAVW, from the coding sequence ATGACGGACGGTTGGCTCAAGGATCCACAAAAGTTCTGGGCTGTGAGGTTTCACAGGGAGCCGCAAAGTGGCCATAAAGATGTTCGTGTTCTCGTCGATCACGGCAGGAAGTTGTCTCGGGATCAGCCTGCACTGTTGAAGTCGCGTCGCAACATGCGCTATGAGGATGCGATTTCGTTGTACAAGGAGCTGCAGCACATTGGCTGGACTCATTGTGAAGCGGTTTGGTGA
- a CDS encoding septal ring lytic transglycosylase RlpA family protein, with amino-acid sequence MQRLIKLASILLIFSAIGCGKEAVTDKAGNDQAVPSESAPTDNKPTSEAVQGQASWYGPGLYGNKTTSGEVLKKGTMTAAHSSLPMGTKVKVTRLDNNKSVTVVINDRKPFKPGTVIDLAHGSATALDVDDDGKTAVEIEVLN; translated from the coding sequence ATGCAACGACTGATCAAGCTCGCCTCAATCCTGCTGATCTTCAGCGCCATTGGCTGCGGCAAAGAAGCTGTAACAGACAAAGCCGGCAACGACCAAGCCGTGCCTTCAGAGAGTGCGCCAACAGACAACAAGCCAACATCCGAGGCCGTGCAGGGCCAGGCCTCCTGGTACGGGCCAGGGCTCTACGGCAACAAGACCACGAGCGGTGAGGTTCTCAAAAAAGGAACGATGACAGCAGCCCACAGCAGCCTGCCGATGGGAACCAAAGTCAAAGTCACGCGCCTCGACAACAACAAAAGCGTGACGGTTGTCATCAATGACCGCAAACCGTTCAAGCCAGGCACAGTGATTGACCTTGCCCACGGCTCAGCCACAGCACTCGACGTTGACGACGACGGCAAGACAGCCGTGGAGATCGAAGTGCTTAATTAA
- a CDS encoding GH116 family glycosyl hydrolase, producing the protein MARFGLTALRSLLRRSPRSEAWCAPQASWSRPFGLTWDQPYTVRYASNLDDGPNHGMPLGGFGAGCIGRAPDGNINLWHLDGGEHWFGVLPDCQFALFEDNGSSRRAHALAVKPQADASRPEAADPLQAWDWYPASTQERSTGTYAARYPLSWTHYDGVYDADVRCEAFSPILPGDYQRTSYPVAVFVWTLRNPTKKPLNLSLMLSWRNSCGWFTNTDASAEVHFRDDGSPEHNYAPAIGHTEGQRNRYVDDGTLRGLLLEGNVSAPIAEGDGQWCIATVEQPAVSIQRCSRWNPSGDGSELWNSFSDDGSIPNSNNDRRSGSDDPLSAALAVRCQLAPGEIIEIPVVISWDLPVTAFATGSQALRRYTDFFGTGGNQAAAIAAEALRDWKQWREQIEAWQQPVLQRSELPEPLRMALFNELYDLCSGGSLWSAASPEDPHGRFGVLECLDYAWYESLDVRLYGSFALLQLWPELDKSVLRSFARAIPAADATQRPIGWYFTQGKGRVEADRKVKGATPHDLGAPNEQPWDATNYTAYQDCNLWKDLGSDFVLQVWRTYKLAPSGEDLSFLAECWPAAVEALRYLKTFDVNNDGLPDNGGAPDQTFDDWPLKGVSAYCGALWIAALEAALAIAQTLQLKTGLETSSEQHEFGCWLEQSRSNFDKLLWNGEFYDIDAESGTPVVMADQLCGDFYARLLGLEPVVSEANSRSTLKAVKDACFEKFEGGTLGMANGLRRDGTPLDPNGTHPLEVWTGINFGIASYFQLMGEAHTAEAICSAVVNQVYSGGLQFRTPEAITAVNTFRACHYLRAMAIWGLWATQTNWELIPGSEKI; encoded by the coding sequence ATGGCTCGGTTTGGACTGACTGCTCTGCGTTCGCTGCTGCGCCGTAGTCCCCGTTCTGAAGCCTGGTGTGCTCCGCAAGCCAGCTGGAGCAGGCCCTTTGGGCTGACCTGGGATCAGCCCTACACGGTCCGTTATGCCAGCAATCTCGACGACGGTCCCAACCACGGCATGCCGCTGGGTGGCTTCGGGGCTGGCTGCATCGGTCGGGCTCCCGATGGCAATATCAACCTCTGGCATCTCGATGGCGGTGAGCACTGGTTCGGAGTGCTTCCCGACTGTCAGTTCGCTTTGTTTGAAGACAACGGCAGCAGCCGGCGCGCCCATGCCCTGGCGGTGAAGCCGCAGGCTGATGCCTCCAGACCGGAGGCGGCTGATCCACTTCAGGCCTGGGACTGGTACCCCGCAAGCACGCAGGAGCGCAGCACGGGAACCTACGCCGCCCGCTATCCGCTCAGTTGGACGCATTACGACGGCGTTTATGACGCCGATGTGCGTTGTGAAGCCTTCAGCCCGATTCTTCCTGGCGATTACCAGCGCACCAGCTACCCCGTGGCGGTGTTCGTTTGGACCTTGCGCAACCCCACCAAGAAGCCGCTCAATCTTTCGCTGATGCTGAGCTGGCGCAACAGCTGCGGTTGGTTCACCAACACCGATGCCTCGGCTGAAGTGCATTTCCGCGATGACGGCAGCCCTGAGCACAACTACGCCCCGGCGATCGGACATACAGAGGGGCAGCGCAACCGCTATGTCGACGATGGAACGTTGCGGGGACTGCTGCTGGAGGGCAATGTCTCCGCTCCGATTGCTGAAGGCGATGGGCAGTGGTGCATTGCAACAGTCGAGCAACCTGCTGTGAGCATTCAACGCTGCAGCCGCTGGAACCCTTCAGGTGATGGCAGTGAGCTGTGGAACAGCTTCAGCGACGACGGTTCGATCCCCAACAGCAACAACGATCGCCGCAGTGGCAGCGATGATCCATTGAGTGCCGCCCTGGCGGTTCGCTGTCAGCTCGCTCCCGGGGAGATCATCGAGATCCCTGTGGTGATCAGCTGGGATCTACCGGTAACGGCATTCGCAACCGGCAGTCAAGCTCTGCGCCGTTACACCGATTTCTTTGGCACTGGTGGTAACCAGGCTGCGGCGATTGCCGCCGAAGCACTGCGCGACTGGAAGCAGTGGAGGGAGCAGATCGAAGCCTGGCAGCAGCCGGTGCTGCAGCGCAGTGAGTTGCCCGAGCCGTTAAGGATGGCACTGTTCAATGAGCTCTACGACCTCTGCAGTGGAGGCAGCCTCTGGAGTGCGGCATCACCGGAGGATCCCCACGGTCGTTTCGGCGTACTGGAGTGCCTCGACTACGCCTGGTATGAAAGCTTGGACGTGCGCCTCTATGGCTCCTTTGCCTTGCTGCAGCTCTGGCCGGAGCTGGATAAATCGGTGTTGCGTAGCTTCGCGCGTGCCATCCCTGCGGCCGATGCAACTCAGCGACCGATTGGTTGGTATTTCACCCAGGGCAAGGGCCGGGTGGAAGCTGATCGCAAGGTGAAGGGCGCAACCCCGCATGATCTCGGCGCTCCCAATGAGCAGCCCTGGGATGCCACCAACTACACCGCCTACCAAGACTGCAACCTCTGGAAGGATCTCGGCAGCGATTTCGTGTTGCAGGTGTGGCGCACCTACAAGCTGGCCCCCAGCGGCGAAGATCTGAGTTTTCTGGCGGAGTGCTGGCCAGCTGCCGTTGAAGCGCTGCGCTACCTGAAAACCTTTGATGTGAACAATGATGGTCTGCCGGATAACGGCGGAGCGCCGGATCAGACCTTCGACGATTGGCCTTTGAAAGGTGTGAGTGCCTATTGCGGTGCACTCTGGATCGCTGCTTTGGAGGCGGCGTTGGCGATCGCCCAGACGCTGCAGCTCAAAACCGGATTGGAGACCTCCTCCGAGCAGCACGAGTTCGGCTGCTGGTTGGAGCAATCACGCAGCAATTTCGACAAGCTGCTTTGGAACGGCGAGTTCTACGACATTGATGCCGAGAGTGGCACGCCGGTTGTGATGGCGGATCAGCTCTGCGGTGATTTCTATGCCCGCTTGCTCGGGCTGGAGCCTGTGGTGAGCGAAGCCAACAGCCGCAGCACCCTCAAAGCGGTGAAAGACGCCTGCTTTGAAAAATTCGAAGGCGGAACGTTGGGTATGGCTAATGGTCTGCGCCGTGATGGCACACCACTGGACCCCAATGGCACCCATCCGCTTGAGGTGTGGACTGGCATCAACTTCGGCATCGCCAGCTATTTCCAGCTGATGGGCGAAGCGCATACAGCGGAAGCAATTTGCTCAGCGGTGGTGAACCAGGTGTACTCGGGTGGGCTGCAGTTCCGCACGCCCGAAGCGATCACTGCTGTGAACACCTTCCGCGCTTGCCATTACCTCAGGGCGATGGCGATCTGGGGGCTCTGGGCGACCCAAACTAATTGGGAATTGATTCCCGGTTCAGAAAAAATCTAG
- a CDS encoding DUF3122 domain-containing protein, translating into MLALRRLFCTLLVAVMLLLLTPAAASAQVHEHQDENGAPMLRSLESLRDLDYQSWQAVAYRVGKPGNPVVLRIVGYPGKMRLDHPTSLLVQAGVKEWQLDDITLDNPVLASDGREAAVEFALDPLLNDLTNKRPLRLFLPGVFNEMPVPPYVVAEWRDVQTEPLS; encoded by the coding sequence ATGCTCGCGCTGCGCCGTTTGTTCTGCACTTTGCTGGTTGCCGTGATGCTGCTGCTGCTCACCCCGGCAGCGGCCAGTGCACAGGTGCATGAGCATCAAGATGAAAATGGTGCTCCGATGCTGCGCAGCCTGGAAAGCTTGCGAGATCTCGATTATCAGAGTTGGCAGGCTGTGGCCTATCGGGTAGGCAAGCCGGGTAATCCAGTGGTGCTGCGCATTGTTGGCTACCCGGGCAAGATGCGCCTCGATCACCCCACGTCATTGTTGGTGCAGGCCGGCGTGAAGGAATGGCAGCTCGACGACATCACCCTTGATAACCCTGTTCTGGCCAGCGACGGCCGCGAGGCAGCTGTGGAATTTGCCCTTGATCCATTGCTGAATGACCTCACCAACAAGCGACCGTTACGCCTCTTCTTGCCCGGTGTGTTCAATGAAATGCCCGTGCCTCCCTACGTGGTGGCTGAGTGGCGTGATGTGCAGACCGAGCCGCTGAGCTGA
- a CDS encoding potassium channel family protein, which yields MPANLGILVVSESITVESERGRTQRKEAIYQLLLLLCLLVMASFAFPRITWLGNLGYALIALLLTQLVMLRKHVLRLHDRMYQALGVIALLTQLWWLLTPVHWRLSAIPLVVSWSLLVGWSVVRLVKRLASEQRVNTQVLMGAAAGYLLLGLTSGLVMSGVETIQPGSFEPVALPGVDVVGNSSVLHFTPAFAQINYFAFICLTTLGFGDITPVHPLARMLAVSTGVVGQLYLAVVMGILIGRFSSELRKN from the coding sequence GTGCCTGCAAACCTCGGCATCCTCGTCGTAAGCGAATCAATCACAGTGGAATCGGAACGCGGTCGCACTCAGAGAAAGGAAGCGATCTATCAGTTGTTACTGCTGCTCTGCCTACTGGTGATGGCGAGCTTCGCCTTCCCTCGCATCACCTGGCTAGGCAACCTGGGTTATGCCTTGATCGCGCTGCTGCTCACCCAGCTGGTGATGCTGCGCAAACACGTGCTGAGACTGCACGACCGGATGTATCAGGCGCTGGGGGTCATTGCGCTGCTCACTCAGCTTTGGTGGTTATTGACGCCTGTTCACTGGCGCCTCAGTGCCATCCCACTGGTGGTGAGCTGGAGCCTGCTGGTGGGCTGGAGCGTGGTACGCCTCGTGAAACGACTGGCCAGCGAACAACGCGTGAACACACAAGTGCTCATGGGAGCAGCCGCTGGTTACCTCCTGCTTGGGCTGACCTCTGGTTTGGTGATGAGTGGTGTCGAAACGATTCAGCCCGGCAGCTTCGAGCCAGTCGCCCTTCCAGGGGTCGATGTGGTGGGCAATTCCAGCGTGCTGCATTTCACTCCAGCATTTGCGCAGATCAACTATTTCGCGTTCATCTGTCTCACGACACTGGGATTCGGCGACATCACTCCGGTTCACCCTTTAGCTCGCATGCTGGCGGTCAGCACAGGAGTGGTGGGCCAGCTGTATCTGGCTGTGGTGATGGGAATCCTGATCGGCCGGTTCAGTTCGGAGCTGCGCAAGAACTGA
- the argF gene encoding ornithine carbamoyltransferase codes for MTSATTSVAAVLSALSGKDFLSSADTTAEQTTALLELASQLKSGDRRIDLGNRVLGLIFTKASTRTRVSFQVAMARLGGQTVDLNPQVTQLGRGEPLEDTARVLSRFCDVLAVRTYAQQELADYAYWASIPVINALTDLEHPCQALADFLTMQEAFGELQGQTLTYVGDGNNVAHSLMLCGALLGVNVRIACPDGFEPLPGVLDQARSLAVGGAEISVSSDAAAAVAGAQALYTDVWASMGQEQEQLERQQAFQGFCVNEELLAKADSRAIVLHCLPAHRGEEISAEVMEGSASRIFDQAENRLHAQQALLAALLGGL; via the coding sequence ATGACGTCCGCCACCACCAGCGTTGCTGCCGTCCTCTCAGCATTGAGCGGCAAAGACTTCTTGTCGTCGGCGGATACCACAGCTGAGCAGACAACGGCACTGCTCGAGCTGGCAAGTCAGCTCAAGAGTGGTGACCGCCGGATTGATCTCGGCAACCGCGTGCTGGGCCTGATCTTCACCAAAGCCTCCACTCGGACGCGTGTGAGTTTCCAGGTGGCGATGGCCAGGCTTGGCGGCCAGACCGTCGACCTCAATCCTCAGGTCACCCAGCTGGGCCGCGGTGAGCCCTTGGAAGACACCGCCAGAGTGCTGAGTCGCTTCTGCGATGTGCTTGCGGTGCGCACCTATGCCCAGCAAGAACTTGCCGATTACGCCTACTGGGCCTCGATTCCGGTAATCAACGCTCTCACCGATCTGGAGCATCCTTGCCAGGCCCTGGCCGACTTTCTCACCATGCAGGAAGCGTTTGGCGAGCTTCAAGGTCAGACGTTGACTTACGTGGGCGATGGCAACAACGTGGCCCACTCCTTGATGCTCTGTGGCGCTCTGTTGGGCGTCAATGTGCGCATCGCCTGCCCTGATGGATTTGAGCCACTACCAGGCGTGCTTGACCAAGCCCGTTCCCTCGCTGTTGGCGGTGCTGAAATCAGTGTTAGCAGTGATGCTGCTGCTGCTGTTGCCGGTGCGCAGGCGCTTTACACCGATGTCTGGGCTTCCATGGGCCAAGAACAGGAGCAACTCGAACGCCAACAGGCTTTCCAGGGGTTCTGCGTGAATGAAGAGCTCTTGGCCAAAGCCGACTCGCGCGCCATCGTGTTGCACTGCCTGCCTGCCCATCGCGGTGAAGAGATCAGTGCGGAGGTGATGGAGGGCTCCGCCAGCCGGATCTTTGATCAGGCGGAAAATCGCTTGCATGCCCAACAAGCTTTGCTGGCTGCCTTGCTAGGCGGTCTCTGA
- a CDS encoding autotransporter outer membrane beta-barrel domain-containing protein — translation MNKTVTVNTASLSLGLVLSFAGCLSLSAKAANYFQIIEYDGKEYCVKSGTGSYYFAGTNVDAANLNPPNNTTNGRALYSEVIPTNTATNNKGTQGAVTNKNHWSAASSAVSPWGFAEYQTGNKNKFAQSVSEQIPNLRVASGVGGSNRLRGYFEGIYQDHVSDNLVKEYKVKNTAFVVGMSNCVDDEGSDDIGEIIVELNSEDPSLVDALMDKLAGSSVAERRELLGDATSSLLIPRNVIAAGGLVTQAFSNDLADTILERLPTRSLVEVDEVVVETEEVEEENDPSVEPVRGLWMKDGELDDQEASAYLDDTLIASTERLEVGGISYVEDADPRSVFLDDGMRAWVRSFAGSMSPFRTGGLEKNGIYYPGVYNDFYSTHGGVIVGVDAPVADKLQLGVFGHYGRISLNQFAGENTGKGSWNPSGLGGGFSASYVDQGFYVQGLFGATAFSGDNKRQVFLSGVIDETYTATKNTTSFVGALRVGAPLMWGNAIVEPQLTIIWNGNNDSAYTEKGRYDALALKLDSYSDNFLRTSLGSKFAWPIAYDNGNMFTPSVRVAWLADWNTGNGDVSYKRANTDNPVTAKIPSNQEMENGVLLEAGVDYSIFSSESSSWMIYGKGGAKIWFNKSPDWRASGGLTFRF, via the coding sequence GTGAATAAGACCGTCACCGTAAATACTGCCAGCCTGTCGCTTGGGTTGGTGCTGTCTTTTGCTGGTTGTTTAAGTCTAAGCGCAAAAGCGGCCAACTATTTTCAAATTATTGAATATGATGGTAAAGAGTATTGTGTTAAGAGTGGAACTGGTTCTTATTATTTTGCCGGCACTAATGTCGATGCTGCGAACTTAAACCCGCCAAATAATACGACAAATGGACGTGCTCTATATTCTGAAGTAATACCAACCAACACTGCTACAAACAATAAAGGCACTCAGGGAGCAGTTACTAATAAAAATCATTGGAGCGCTGCCAGTTCAGCCGTGTCGCCATGGGGGTTCGCGGAGTATCAAACTGGCAATAAGAATAAGTTTGCTCAATCTGTTTCCGAGCAAATACCAAATCTAAGGGTCGCTAGTGGCGTTGGGGGCTCAAATAGATTGAGAGGTTATTTTGAAGGCATATATCAAGATCACGTTAGCGATAACCTGGTAAAAGAATACAAAGTAAAAAATACCGCTTTTGTTGTTGGGATGAGCAACTGCGTTGATGATGAAGGCTCAGATGATATCGGAGAAATAATCGTTGAATTAAATTCTGAAGATCCCAGTCTGGTGGATGCTTTGATGGATAAGCTTGCTGGCTCTAGCGTGGCTGAGCGACGAGAACTCTTGGGTGATGCCACTAGTTCATTGCTGATTCCCCGAAATGTAATTGCTGCAGGAGGATTGGTTACGCAGGCCTTCAGTAATGATCTCGCTGACACAATTCTGGAACGTTTGCCGACTCGTTCTCTTGTGGAAGTTGACGAGGTTGTTGTTGAGACTGAAGAAGTGGAAGAGGAGAATGATCCTTCTGTTGAGCCAGTACGCGGACTGTGGATGAAGGATGGTGAGCTTGATGATCAAGAGGCTTCGGCTTACTTGGATGATACTTTGATTGCCTCTACTGAGCGATTGGAGGTCGGAGGAATCAGCTATGTTGAAGATGCGGATCCAAGAAGTGTTTTTCTTGATGACGGGATGCGGGCCTGGGTGAGAAGTTTTGCTGGCAGTATGTCTCCGTTCAGAACCGGCGGTCTTGAAAAGAACGGTATTTATTATCCCGGCGTTTACAACGATTTTTATTCAACCCATGGCGGGGTTATTGTGGGTGTTGATGCCCCTGTAGCCGATAAGTTGCAATTGGGTGTTTTTGGTCATTACGGCAGAATCTCACTCAATCAGTTTGCTGGTGAAAATACCGGTAAAGGTTCTTGGAATCCATCAGGCTTGGGTGGAGGTTTTTCAGCCTCTTATGTAGATCAAGGTTTTTACGTGCAAGGGCTTTTTGGAGCGACTGCATTTTCAGGAGACAACAAGCGACAGGTTTTTCTTTCTGGAGTGATTGATGAGACCTATACAGCAACAAAGAATACGACGTCTTTTGTCGGCGCTTTGCGTGTGGGCGCTCCCTTGATGTGGGGTAACGCCATTGTTGAGCCACAGTTGACGATAATATGGAATGGCAATAACGACTCTGCATACACAGAAAAAGGGCGCTATGACGCGTTGGCGTTGAAGCTTGATTCTTATTCAGACAATTTTCTGCGTACATCTCTCGGTTCCAAATTTGCCTGGCCGATTGCCTACGATAATGGCAATATGTTTACCCCTTCAGTGCGCGTTGCTTGGTTGGCAGATTGGAACACTGGTAATGGCGATGTTTCTTACAAGCGTGCCAATACAGACAACCCAGTCACAGCAAAAATTCCATCCAATCAAGAGATGGAAAACGGAGTTTTGCTTGAGGCAGGAGTTGATTATTCGATTTTCAGCAGTGAATCATCTTCTTGGATGATTTATGGCAAAGGTGGAGCCAAGATTTGGTTCAATAAATCACCGGACTGGCGCGCCAGTGGAGGATTGACCTTCCGCTTCTGA